The following proteins are encoded in a genomic region of Pelodictyon phaeoclathratiforme BU-1:
- a CDS encoding type II toxin-antitoxin system HipA family toxin produces MSKAIQRSATVCLGEGGMVVGQLAYARSGMRENSSFAYSRQWLQSIERFSISPDLLLIETHQYHKAASANDSVFHFAIADTAPDGWGCRVIARDHAKRRNVQMLHGAEQPFAPLTEWDYLVGVDDFSRVGALRLRDETGNYLRTIESGDRATPPLLELAHLLGASHAVERGSDTEADLRYLRGRGTSLGGLRPKCSVIDDNGQLAIGKFSSVKDQRSVTKGEVLALRLALVAGIDAAQARIVYADKAPVAVVRRFDRTLQGGRIPYLSAASLLQLRRDDDSSYSEIAERIIATCADPKHDLAELWRRIVFNLLITNVDDHLHNHGFLHVGHGQWRLAPAFDLNPFPDKDQELKTWLTEDTGPVSSIKDVLLVAAQFWLERERALEILRQVYTAVENWRVVALTATVGMEPHDLVDFAPAFEHAQMKLAATLLRQG; encoded by the coding sequence ATGAGCAAGGCGATACAGCGAAGTGCAACGGTTTGCCTTGGTGAAGGCGGGATGGTTGTTGGCCAACTTGCCTATGCTCGTAGTGGTATGCGTGAAAACTCTTCGTTTGCCTATAGCCGACAGTGGCTTCAGTCGATTGAGCGCTTTTCAATCTCCCCTGACCTTCTATTGATTGAAACACATCAGTACCATAAGGCAGCTTCCGCAAATGACTCCGTTTTTCATTTTGCAATTGCCGATACGGCGCCTGATGGTTGGGGTTGCCGTGTCATTGCGCGTGATCATGCAAAGCGTCGTAACGTGCAGATGCTGCATGGCGCTGAGCAGCCATTTGCTCCTCTTACGGAATGGGACTATCTGGTCGGTGTGGATGATTTCAGTAGGGTTGGCGCTCTGCGTTTGCGCGATGAAACCGGGAACTATCTGAGAACCATTGAGAGTGGCGACAGGGCAACGCCACCCTTGCTGGAGCTGGCACATTTGCTTGGTGCAAGCCATGCTGTTGAGCGGGGGAGTGATACGGAAGCAGACCTTCGTTACCTCCGTGGCAGGGGAACCTCACTCGGCGGGCTTCGTCCGAAATGCTCTGTCATTGATGACAATGGGCAGTTGGCCATCGGCAAGTTCTCAAGCGTCAAGGATCAGCGCAGTGTGACCAAAGGTGAAGTTTTGGCCTTGCGCCTTGCTTTGGTTGCCGGTATTGATGCCGCCCAGGCTCGTATTGTTTATGCTGACAAAGCTCCAGTGGCTGTCGTGCGTCGTTTTGATCGTACGCTTCAGGGTGGTCGTATTCCCTATTTGTCGGCAGCCTCTCTCCTTCAGCTCCGCCGTGATGATGATTCTTCATACAGCGAGATAGCCGAGCGTATTATCGCTACCTGTGCAGACCCAAAACATGATCTGGCAGAGCTGTGGCGTCGAATTGTCTTTAATCTGTTGATTACCAATGTGGATGACCATCTGCACAATCATGGCTTTCTGCACGTCGGTCACGGTCAGTGGCGGCTTGCGCCAGCCTTCGATCTCAATCCTTTCCCCGACAAGGATCAGGAACTCAAAACATGGTTGACGGAGGATACGGGGCCTGTATCCTCCATTAAAGATGTGTTGCTTGTTGCTGCTCAGTTTTGGCTCGAAAGAGAGCGTGCGCTCGAAATCCTGCGGCAGGTCTACACTGCTGTAGAGAACTGGCGAGTTGTGGCTTTAA
- a CDS encoding helix-turn-helix domain-containing protein produces the protein MIVSEEKAPMPLPVKRAVMKFGRDLSLARRRRRFSQESMAERIGISVSSLRRLEKGDPGLSWGTIARAMYVLGEIEKLNQLLDTAKDDIGLVLMDEQLPRRIRSRKPSAESGAL, from the coding sequence ATGATTGTTTCTGAAGAAAAAGCGCCAATGCCTTTGCCGGTTAAACGCGCTGTCATGAAATTTGGCCGGGATTTGTCGCTGGCGAGGCGTCGTCGCCGGTTTTCGCAGGAGTCGATGGCAGAGCGGATAGGTATTTCGGTCTCCAGTTTGAGGCGGCTGGAAAAGGGCGATCCAGGTTTGAGCTGGGGAACCATTGCTCGTGCCATGTATGTGCTTGGTGAAATCGAGAAGCTTAACCAACTGCTCGATACGGCAAAAGATGATATCGGACTTGTTTTGATGGATGAGCAGTTGCCCCGGCGTATCCGCTCCCGAAAGCCTTCAGCGGAGTCCGGTGCGCTATGA
- a CDS encoding NACHT domain-containing protein produces the protein MQPDTRNATPEFPPDELLIFIGHSDDASAEAEALKLLRPEIEKSFREFLKVNLHRSRFRRWVFWEWREDALPITGGQEAVVRDALDHARIAIFVFKERVGAVTWQELEKVRERSRKQRLHILAFFPEKQPDHGTFPNAEAKLQAAEDWTALLKRQMQLTSDWTEKNSCSLTPCPNYQNCDDLVKVALEKLKVAMADILAVESPAYLPEPLPQVDVSVALLQRYHATLKQQFGDMTLMGSPAFGHVPLKLSETFVSLSLSGSLHCEDRTTAQGCRCDDVVYEKSSTPEKVMRGVFFEQRCSLLLIIGEPGSGKTTLLKHYALCCLDEQQRERYGFKRAVTVFFLPLRELQKRGNRYRSLEENLAASSHKQLLTIKKEHFTQWLEQPSALVLLDGLDEISNVNDRIAACKWITRTVRRFTKAKFVVTSRSTGYRKGDGIEIEAGHRRADILDFSLEQKREFLQRWFKAALLAEIRPGTIAFKEWQAEQESRATGKAQAILAFLEDEKNKSLRLLAGVPLLLQIMAMLWKERGYLAEGRIELYDAALNFMLDYRDRYRAIEPSLAAKDARRVLSPVSLWMQDELKKDEVDRAEMQQQMQVQLDTLNKSLQAEDFCRNLVDRAGLLLEYGDHHYVFRHKSFREYMAGVQLVKNMHRPDALKNLVSHFGDDWWTEVFRFFIAHVEDADLFNRFMELLFDSPVTDALEPKQLDLLITLIEEAPQSKSDALKNKLLAPGTTLERQRYLLECLKAFHKPDAEAVIQEFRKSGLSKEKVIVADVERDMLEAEYILIKGGTFVYSRTKKPETVPELYVAKYTVTNRHYRRFTGYLDANEPEFAERVPVETYRKSLQELASGIEGFSEWLKKEPALVSRFRSFYDDDKRFNKDEQPIVGVSWFAAKAWCLWLSLLEGESARYQLPDEVQWEWAAGGQRDKRDTVLKVRYYPWPEEKGKPDKTRANYNNHEGGTTPVGRYPEGATPEGLYDMAGNVWEWTENLYKKEENWRALRGGAYYSDKADALRCSSRYADLPRSRNSYIGFRVIRSSHSSSS, from the coding sequence ATGCAACCAGACACCAGAAATGCCACCCCTGAATTCCCGCCGGATGAACTTCTGATTTTCATTGGGCACAGTGACGATGCTTCGGCGGAAGCTGAGGCTCTAAAGTTGTTGAGGCCGGAGATTGAGAAGAGCTTTCGGGAATTTCTGAAAGTCAATTTGCATCGTTCACGTTTTCGCAGGTGGGTTTTTTGGGAGTGGCGTGAAGACGCGTTACCCATCACTGGCGGTCAGGAGGCGGTTGTCAGAGATGCTCTTGATCATGCACGGATTGCCATTTTTGTTTTTAAAGAGCGGGTTGGCGCTGTTACCTGGCAGGAGCTGGAAAAGGTAAGAGAGCGCAGCCGGAAGCAGCGCCTGCATATTTTGGCGTTTTTTCCGGAAAAGCAGCCTGATCACGGCACGTTTCCAAATGCAGAGGCCAAACTTCAGGCTGCCGAAGATTGGACGGCATTGCTGAAGCGTCAGATGCAGTTGACAAGTGACTGGACGGAAAAGAACTCCTGCTCCTTGACACCATGTCCCAATTATCAGAATTGCGATGATCTTGTGAAAGTTGCGCTTGAAAAGCTGAAAGTGGCTATGGCCGATATTCTTGCTGTTGAGTCTCCAGCGTATCTTCCAGAGCCTTTGCCGCAGGTGGATGTATCCGTCGCCTTGCTCCAGCGCTACCATGCTACCCTGAAGCAGCAGTTTGGCGATATGACGCTGATGGGTTCGCCAGCGTTTGGCCATGTGCCTTTAAAGCTTTCTGAAACCTTTGTTTCGTTAAGCCTTTCGGGATCGTTGCATTGTGAAGATCGCACTACTGCACAAGGGTGCCGATGTGACGACGTTGTGTACGAAAAAAGCAGTACACCGGAAAAGGTGATGCGCGGGGTCTTTTTTGAGCAGCGCTGTTCACTGTTGCTCATCATCGGTGAACCAGGTTCAGGAAAAACCACCTTGCTGAAGCATTATGCGCTCTGTTGCCTTGATGAACAGCAACGGGAGAGGTATGGTTTCAAGAGAGCCGTCACTGTTTTTTTTCTGCCCTTGCGAGAGTTGCAAAAGCGGGGCAACCGGTATAGGTCACTTGAGGAGAACCTTGCAGCGTCGTCTCACAAACAATTACTCACCATCAAAAAAGAGCACTTTACGCAGTGGCTTGAGCAGCCTTCTGCACTGGTGTTGCTTGATGGACTGGATGAAATCAGCAATGTAAACGACCGTATTGCTGCCTGCAAGTGGATTACCCGGACGGTGCGACGCTTTACAAAAGCAAAGTTTGTGGTAACGTCGCGCAGCACGGGTTACCGAAAAGGCGATGGTATTGAAATTGAGGCCGGACACAGACGGGCAGACATTCTTGATTTTTCATTGGAGCAGAAGAGGGAGTTTTTGCAACGCTGGTTTAAAGCGGCCCTGCTTGCAGAGATTCGCCCTGGTACGATAGCGTTTAAGGAGTGGCAAGCAGAGCAGGAGAGCAGGGCAACCGGAAAAGCTCAAGCAATTCTTGCTTTTCTTGAGGATGAAAAAAACAAAAGCCTGCGTCTGCTTGCGGGCGTGCCTTTGCTCTTGCAGATTATGGCAATGCTCTGGAAAGAGCGTGGTTATCTGGCTGAAGGCCGGATTGAGTTGTACGATGCGGCGCTGAACTTTATGCTTGATTATCGTGATCGCTATCGAGCAATAGAGCCATCGCTTGCGGCAAAAGATGCACGGAGAGTATTAAGCCCGGTTTCGCTCTGGATGCAGGATGAATTGAAAAAAGATGAGGTTGACCGGGCTGAGATGCAGCAGCAGATGCAGGTGCAGCTTGATACGCTGAACAAGTCACTACAGGCAGAAGATTTTTGCCGGAACCTTGTTGATCGTGCAGGTTTGCTGCTGGAGTATGGTGATCATCACTATGTTTTCCGCCACAAATCTTTCCGCGAGTACATGGCCGGAGTGCAGCTTGTCAAGAATATGCATCGGCCTGATGCGCTGAAGAATCTGGTGAGCCATTTTGGTGACGACTGGTGGACGGAGGTGTTTCGCTTTTTTATTGCCCATGTTGAGGATGCTGATCTGTTCAACAGATTTATGGAACTGCTCTTTGATTCACCGGTCACCGATGCATTGGAACCGAAGCAGCTCGATTTGCTCATAACCCTTATTGAAGAGGCGCCGCAGAGCAAGAGTGATGCCTTGAAAAACAAACTGCTTGCTCCGGGAACCACTCTTGAACGGCAGCGTTACCTTCTTGAGTGCCTGAAGGCTTTTCATAAACCGGATGCCGAAGCGGTAATACAGGAGTTCCGGAAGTCAGGCTTGTCGAAAGAAAAGGTGATTGTTGCTGATGTAGAGCGTGATATGCTGGAAGCGGAGTACATCCTGATCAAAGGCGGAACATTCGTCTATTCTCGGACGAAGAAGCCGGAAACCGTGCCTGAACTGTACGTTGCAAAATATACGGTGACCAACCGGCACTACCGCCGCTTTACCGGCTATCTCGATGCAAATGAGCCGGAATTTGCTGAAAGAGTGCCTGTTGAAACATACCGAAAGAGTTTGCAGGAGCTGGCATCGGGCATAGAGGGATTCAGCGAGTGGTTGAAAAAAGAACCCGCTTTGGTCAGCCGCTTTCGCTCATTTTATGATGATGACAAGCGATTCAACAAGGATGAACAGCCGATTGTCGGGGTGAGCTGGTTTGCCGCCAAAGCCTGGTGCCTCTGGCTTTCGCTGCTTGAAGGGGAGAGTGCACGGTACCAGCTTCCGGATGAAGTGCAGTGGGAGTGGGCCGCAGGGGGCCAGCGCGACAAGCGGGATACCGTATTAAAGGTTAGGTACTATCCCTGGCCCGAAGAGAAGGGTAAGCCTGATAAAACACGGGCTAATTATAACAATCACGAGGGGGGGACGACACCTGTAGGCCGTTATCCTGAGGGAGCGACGCCTGAGGGGCTCTACGATATGGCGGGCAATGTGTGGGAGTGGACGGAGAATTTGTATAAAAAAGAAGAAAACTGGCGTGCATTAAGGGGTGGTGCGTATTATAGTGATAAAGCTGATGCTCTGCGCTGCTCCTCCCGGTACGCCGACCTTCCGAGGAGCAGGAATAGCTACATTGGTTTTCGAGTGATTCGTTCCAGTCATTCTTCCTCTTCCTGA
- a CDS encoding ATP-binding protein, whose protein sequence is MQKLPVGIQTFSKIIEGDYLYIDKTEIARSLIEQYQYVFLSRPRRFGKSLFLDTLKNIFEGKRELFRGLLIEEQWNWEVTRPVIKISFSGGVHCRESLEKNLFYILKDNQERLNIVCEEKEDPNQCFAELIKKAFQKHNQKVVILVDEYDKPILDNIEQLPEALAIRDGMRDFYTKIKENDEYLRFAFLTGVSKFSKVSLFSGLNNLEDISLNADYGAICGYTQLDVETRFAPYLEGVDMEEVKQWYNGYNFLGDRVYNPYDILLFIKNQKMFKNYWFETGTPRFLIELIKKNSYFIPKLNGIRVNESLANSFNIESLNLETIMFQTGYLTIKCVIQSGMGVGYELGFPNKEVQISFNDYILQSMTSVSEKEPIRYELLDVINAGDVANLEPLIHRLFASIAYNNFTNNAIESYEGFYASVLYAYFASLGLDIIAEDVSNKGRIDLTLKAEGRTFLFEFKVTDREPLEQIKKMNYYEKYAGERYLIGIVFDPKARNVSKFEWEKI, encoded by the coding sequence ATGCAAAAGCTGCCCGTAGGAATACAAACTTTCAGTAAAATAATCGAGGGTGATTATCTCTACATCGACAAAACGGAGATTGCCCGTTCATTGATTGAACAATATCAATATGTCTTTCTGTCGCGGCCACGCCGTTTCGGAAAAAGCCTCTTTCTCGATACGCTGAAAAATATTTTCGAAGGGAAACGAGAGCTATTCAGGGGGCTTCTCATCGAAGAACAATGGAACTGGGAGGTAACCCGGCCAGTCATCAAGATCAGTTTCAGTGGCGGGGTTCACTGCCGGGAGAGCCTTGAAAAAAACCTCTTCTATATCCTTAAGGACAATCAGGAACGGCTCAATATTGTCTGCGAAGAAAAAGAGGATCCGAACCAATGTTTCGCAGAATTAATCAAAAAAGCATTTCAAAAGCATAATCAGAAAGTTGTCATTCTCGTTGATGAGTACGACAAACCCATCCTTGACAATATCGAGCAGCTCCCCGAAGCGCTCGCCATCCGGGATGGAATGCGCGACTTTTATACAAAAATCAAGGAGAATGACGAATATCTGCGCTTTGCCTTCCTCACCGGAGTGAGCAAATTCTCCAAGGTATCACTCTTCAGCGGCCTGAACAACCTCGAAGATATCAGCCTCAATGCGGACTATGGCGCTATTTGCGGCTACACCCAGCTTGACGTGGAAACCCGTTTTGCTCCGTATCTCGAAGGCGTCGATATGGAAGAGGTCAAACAGTGGTACAATGGGTATAACTTTTTGGGTGACAGGGTCTATAACCCTTATGATATCCTGCTCTTTATCAAAAACCAAAAGATGTTCAAAAACTATTGGTTCGAGACAGGAACACCCCGCTTTTTGATTGAGCTCATAAAAAAGAACAGCTATTTTATCCCCAAGCTTAACGGGATTCGAGTTAATGAGTCTCTGGCCAACAGCTTTAACATCGAGTCGCTCAATCTGGAAACGATTATGTTTCAGACAGGCTATCTGACCATAAAATGCGTGATCCAGTCGGGCATGGGAGTTGGTTACGAGTTGGGATTTCCCAATAAGGAGGTGCAGATCAGTTTTAACGATTATATTTTGCAATCGATGACCAGCGTTTCAGAAAAAGAGCCGATTCGCTATGAACTGCTTGATGTCATCAACGCCGGGGATGTTGCAAACCTGGAACCTCTTATCCATCGGCTTTTTGCAAGCATCGCCTACAACAACTTCACCAACAATGCTATCGAGAGTTACGAAGGCTTTTACGCCAGCGTACTCTACGCCTATTTTGCAAGTCTCGGCCTCGACATCATCGCCGAGGATGTGAGCAACAAGGGGCGGATTGACCTGACGCTGAAGGCCGAAGGGAGAACCTTCCTGTTTGAGTTCAAGGTGACCGACAGGGAGCCGCTTGAGCAGATCAAAAAGATGAACTATTACGAAAAATACGCCGGAGAACGCTACCTGATTGGCATCGTTTTTGACCCCAAAGCAAGAAACGTCAGCAAATTCGAGTGGGAGAAGATCTGA